A section of the Candidatus Binatia bacterium genome encodes:
- the rfbC gene encoding dTDP-4-dehydrorhamnose 3,5-epimerase, giving the protein MRVVQTELPGVVVIEPEVHRDERGFFLETFHARRYAAHGLPDAFVQDNHSRSVRGTLRGLHAQLRRPQGKLVRVVAGEIWDVAVDIRRGSPWFKRWTAVTLSSANFRELYVPPGFAHGFCVTSEVAEVEYKCTDFYDPEGELRLLWNDPELAIPWPVEDPLLSPKDRAARTLRELESVLPVYGE; this is encoded by the coding sequence ATGCGCGTGGTGCAGACGGAACTTCCTGGTGTCGTCGTGATCGAACCGGAGGTCCATCGTGACGAACGAGGATTTTTCCTGGAAACCTTTCATGCACGACGGTACGCCGCACACGGGCTGCCCGATGCCTTCGTGCAAGACAACCACTCGCGCTCCGTGAGGGGCACCTTGCGCGGACTTCACGCGCAGTTGCGCCGGCCGCAGGGAAAGTTGGTGCGGGTGGTTGCTGGCGAAATTTGGGACGTGGCGGTGGACATTCGCCGCGGCTCACCGTGGTTTAAGCGGTGGACTGCGGTGACGCTGTCTTCCGCGAACTTTCGAGAACTGTACGTGCCGCCGGGTTTTGCGCACGGCTTTTGTGTGACAAGCGAGGTGGCCGAGGTGGAATACAAATGCACCGACTTTTACGACCCGGAAGGCGAGTTGCGCCTCTTGTGGAACGACCCGGAGCTGGCGATCCCGTGGCCGGTCGAGGATCCGTTGTTGTCACCGAAAGATCGTGCCGCTCGGACCCTGCGCGAGCTCGAGAGCGTTCTCCCCGTTTACGGGGAGTGA
- the fklB gene encoding peptidyl-prolyl cis-trans isomerase yields the protein MKKWSFWSTALSLVAFSAVQAAGPELKTDEQKTLYALGALLAQNVSPFRLTPTEVEIVLAGFKDASTGKTLPVDPDAYRGQLQQLAQARAAAAASEEKEKSKAFLDKMAKEKGATRTDSGLVFIEIQPGTGPAPKADDKVKVHYTGTLMDGTVFDSSVQRGEPATFPLNGVIRCFSEGLQKMKVGGKAKLVCPSDLAYGDRGSPPKIKPGSTLVFEVELLGIEQ from the coding sequence ATGAAAAAATGGAGTTTTTGGAGCACCGCGCTCTCCCTCGTCGCCTTTTCAGCCGTGCAGGCGGCCGGCCCCGAGCTCAAAACAGACGAGCAGAAAACCCTTTATGCTCTCGGCGCCCTCCTCGCACAAAACGTGAGTCCTTTTCGCCTGACCCCCACAGAGGTGGAGATCGTGCTCGCCGGATTCAAGGACGCAAGCACCGGCAAGACTCTGCCTGTAGATCCTGATGCATACCGCGGCCAACTCCAACAACTAGCACAAGCGCGAGCTGCCGCGGCGGCTTCTGAGGAGAAAGAAAAGTCCAAAGCCTTCCTGGACAAAATGGCCAAGGAAAAAGGCGCGACCCGCACAGACTCAGGCCTGGTGTTCATCGAAATCCAGCCAGGTACCGGACCAGCACCGAAAGCGGACGATAAAGTCAAGGTCCACTACACCGGCACCCTGATGGACGGCACGGTGTTCGACAGCTCGGTCCAACGTGGGGAACCAGCAACGTTCCCTCTAAACGGCGTCATTCGCTGCTTCAGCGAGGGGTTGCAAAAAATGAAGGTCGGAGGCAAGGCCAAACTCGTTTGTCCGTCCGACCTTGCGTATGGAGACCGAGGATCGCCTCCGAAAATCAAACCGGGCTCCACTCTCGTGTTCGAAGTGGAGCTCCTCGGCATCGAGCAATAA